From Senegalia massiliensis, a single genomic window includes:
- a CDS encoding GNAT family N-acetyltransferase, with protein MTSVYIDKDYRSKGLGKELIGHMIDIAISQYKNPILVTSVLNKSAMKTYESMGFERQIEYAYEFLN; from the coding sequence ATTACAAGTGTTTATATTGATAAAGATTATAGAAGCAAAGGATTAGGAAAGGAATTAATTGGACATATGATAGATATTGCAATTAGCCAATATAAAAATCCAATTTTAGTAACTTCAGTTTTAAATAAATCTGCAATGAAAACATATGAATCTATGGGATTTGAAAGACAAATAGAGTATGCATATGAATTTTTAAATTAA
- a CDS encoding GNAT family N-acetyltransferase gives MKKLESERLILREWVESDSKDMYEYAKSNLVGPNAGWKPHKDEDESKKIIKIFIENNDVYAIELKSQSKVIGGIGLHKRTPDNKLKELKQREIGYVLNPEYWGNGYIPEAVNRLIKYGFEEMNLDLIWCGHYDFNERSRRVNEKCGFRYKFNRNENIKLLDNKKVNVLYYNLTKNDYERLK, from the coding sequence ATGAAAAAATTAGAGAGTGAAAGGTTAATTTTAAGAGAATGGGTAGAATCTGATAGTAAGGATATGTATGAATATGCAAAGAGTAATTTAGTTGGACCTAATGCAGGATGGAAACCACATAAAGATGAAGATGAAAGTAAAAAAATAATAAAAATATTTATAGAAAATAATGATGTCTATGCCATAGAATTAAAGTCACAAAGTAAGGTGATTGGTGGAATAGGATTACATAAAAGAACTCCAGATAATAAATTAAAAGAATTAAAACAAAGAGAAATAGGTTATGTTTTAAATCCAGAATACTGGGGAAATGGATATATTCCAGAGGCAGTAAATCGTTTAATTAAATATGGGTTTGAAGAAATGAATTTAGATTTGATATGGTGTGGACATTATGATTTCAATGAAAGGTCTAGAAGAGTTAATGAAAAATGTGGTTTTAGATATAAATTTAATCGTAATGAAAACATAAAATTATTAGATAATAAAAAAGTAAATGTGTTATATTATAACTTAACTAAAAATGATTATGAAAGATTAAAATAG
- a CDS encoding 2-phosphoglycerate kinase: protein MIILIGGNSCTGKTNLSQILMEKYNIPYYSIDHMKMGLYRSGIDFGFKPTDSDELIAEKLWSIIKGIIMTCVENNQNIIIEGCYLMPSLINDFEDCYKDNIINVFLGFSREYIIQNFESGIISHRNIIETRIYKENRSVDDFINEHDKFRAKCYKNGVNYFEINNNYNKEINRVIDFIDSKIN from the coding sequence ATGATTATATTAATTGGAGGTAACAGTTGTACTGGTAAGACAAATCTTTCTCAAATATTAATGGAAAAATATAATATACCCTATTATTCAATTGATCATATGAAAATGGGATTGTATAGAAGTGGGATAGATTTTGGCTTTAAACCTACAGATAGTGATGAATTAATAGCAGAGAAATTATGGTCTATAATTAAAGGAATTATAATGACATGTGTTGAAAATAATCAAAATATAATTATTGAAGGTTGTTATTTAATGCCAAGTCTTATTAATGACTTTGAAGATTGTTATAAGGATAATATAATAAATGTGTTTTTAGGGTTTTCTAGAGAGTATATTATTCAAAATTTTGAATCAGGAATAATTTCACATAGAAATATAATTGAAACTAGAATTTATAAAGAAAATAGGTCTGTTGATGATTTTATTAATGAACATGATAAATTTAGAGCAAAATGTTATAAAAATGGAGTTAATTATTTTGAAATAAATAATAATTATAATAAAGAAATTAATAGAGTAATTGATTTCATAGATAGTAAAATAAATTAA
- a CDS encoding S66 family peptidase, with protein MIKPLKLKRGDKVAIVSLSWGGAGDKEFRYRYEIGKRRLEEVFGLKVVEMKNSLKGSKYLNENPEARAKDMMDAFRDKEIKAIFSNIGGDDTIRLLPYIDFEVIRNNPKIFMGYSDTTINHFMCYKAGLTSYYGPCILAEFAESVEMHDYTINWIKKVLFSDEVIGEIKGSEYWTSEWLTWDRQENSKIKRKLETEKIGYEILQGKGKVKGKLIGGCIEVLDWLRGTELWPDLKEWENKILFLETSEDKPTPNYIKWYLRTYNALGILDKINGLIIGKPQDEKYYEEYKEEYLKVIRDESKRYDLPIMYNMNFGHTSPMCILPYGVEAEIDCDNKTFKINESGVSDD; from the coding sequence ATGATTAAACCTTTGAAACTAAAAAGAGGAGATAAAGTAGCAATTGTAAGTTTATCATGGGGGGGAGCAGGAGATAAAGAATTTAGATATAGATATGAAATAGGAAAAAGAAGGTTAGAAGAGGTATTTGGACTTAAAGTTGTAGAAATGAAAAATAGTTTAAAAGGTAGTAAATATTTAAATGAAAATCCAGAGGCAAGAGCTAAAGATATGATGGATGCATTTCGAGATAAAGAAATTAAAGCAATATTTTCTAATATAGGTGGAGATGATACGATTAGACTTTTACCATATATAGACTTTGAGGTTATAAGAAATAATCCTAAAATATTCATGGGATATTCTGATACAACTATAAATCATTTTATGTGTTATAAAGCAGGATTAACTAGTTATTATGGACCATGTATCTTAGCAGAATTTGCTGAAAGTGTAGAAATGCATGATTATACTATAAATTGGATTAAAAAAGTATTATTTAGTGATGAAGTGATAGGTGAAATAAAAGGAAGTGAATATTGGACTTCTGAGTGGTTGACATGGGATAGACAAGAAAATAGTAAAATAAAAAGAAAGTTAGAAACTGAAAAAATAGGTTATGAAATTCTTCAAGGAAAAGGCAAAGTAAAAGGTAAATTAATTGGTGGTTGTATAGAGGTACTTGACTGGTTAAGAGGAACAGAATTATGGCCTGATTTAAAAGAATGGGAAAATAAAATTTTATTTTTAGAAACTAGTGAAGATAAACCTACACCAAATTATATAAAATGGTATCTTAGAACATATAATGCTCTAGGTATTCTTGATAAAATAAATGGTTTAATTATAGGTAAGCCTCAAGATGAAAAATATTATGAAGAATATAAAGAGGAATATTTAAAAGTTATAAGGGATGAATCAAAAAGATATGATTTACCAATTATGTATAATATGAATTTTGGACATACCTCTCCAATGTGTATATTACCTTATGGAGTTGAAGCAGAAATAGATTGTGATAATAAAACATTTAAAATTAATGAATCAGGAGTATCTGATGATTAG
- a CDS encoding GrpB family protein, with the protein MRKIIVEPYNPKWKEEFNKAKCFYENLLENINMKVEHVGSTSVEGLWAKPILDIDIIIENKEDSKKSIELLESVGYKHIGNLGIEGRQMLKYDPNNPKITWMEHHLYVCMKDSENLINHLLLRNHLRNNKQSVELYSKLKRKLADKYTNDIDSYIEGKTELITSILKSEGMESEELDRITNINSK; encoded by the coding sequence ATGAGAAAAATAATAGTTGAACCATATAATCCTAAGTGGAAAGAAGAATTTAATAAAGCAAAATGCTTTTATGAAAATTTACTAGAAAATATAAATATGAAAGTTGAACATGTAGGAAGCACATCAGTTGAAGGACTTTGGGCAAAACCTATTTTAGATATTGATATTATTATTGAAAATAAAGAAGATTCTAAGAAATCAATAGAATTACTAGAAAGTGTTGGATATAAGCATATAGGGAATTTAGGTATAGAAGGAAGACAAATGTTAAAATATGATCCAAATAATCCTAAAATAACTTGGATGGAACATCATTTATATGTTTGTATGAAGGATAGTGAAAACCTTATAAATCATTTATTATTAAGAAATCATTTAAGAAATAATAAGCAATCTGTTGAGTTATATAGTAAATTAAAGAGAAAATTAGCAGATAAATATACTAATGATATTGATTCATATATTGAAGGAAAAACTGAATTAATAACTTCAATATTGAAATCAGAAGGTATGGAATCAGAAGAACTAGATAGGATTACAAATATAAATAGTAAATAA
- a CDS encoding class I SAM-dependent methyltransferase produces the protein MDILKHNSMAWDNEVKLGNKWTIPVTKAQIQDAKKGKYELLLTPTKPVPKEWIGDIKGKNVLCLASGGGQQGPIYSALGANVTVFDNSKEQLKKDEMVSERDNLSIKLEQGDMRDLSRFEDESFDFIFHPVSNCFISNIELVWKECYRILKKGGVLISGFVNPISFIFDLYEWEKNNKLIVSNSIPYSDIDDLPKEQLEERIKNNDTLDFGHSLQSQIGAQIDAGFLIGGFYEDSSGHGDLLDEYIDTFIATKALKL, from the coding sequence ATGGATATTTTAAAACATAATAGTATGGCTTGGGATAATGAAGTTAAATTAGGGAATAAATGGACTATACCTGTAACTAAAGCTCAAATACAAGATGCAAAAAAAGGAAAATATGAATTGTTGCTAACTCCTACAAAGCCTGTTCCTAAAGAATGGATTGGTGATATAAAAGGTAAAAATGTATTATGTCTTGCGTCTGGTGGAGGACAACAAGGTCCTATATATTCAGCATTAGGAGCTAATGTTACAGTTTTTGATAATAGTAAAGAACAGTTAAAAAAAGATGAAATGGTATCAGAAAGAGATAATTTATCTATAAAATTAGAACAAGGAGATATGAGAGATTTATCGAGATTCGAAGATGAAAGCTTTGATTTTATTTTCCATCCTGTTTCTAACTGTTTTATCTCAAATATTGAATTAGTATGGAAAGAATGTTATAGAATATTAAAAAAAGGTGGAGTATTAATATCTGGATTTGTAAATCCTATTTCATTTATATTTGATTTATATGAATGGGAAAAAAATAATAAATTAATTGTATCAAATAGTATACCATATTCAGATATAGATGATCTTCCTAAGGAACAATTAGAAGAAAGAATAAAAAATAATGATACATTAGACTTTGGACATTCTTTACAAAGCCAAATTGGTGCACAGATTGATGCAGGATTTTTAATTGGTGGTTTCTATGAAGATAGTTCTGGTCATGGAGATTTATTAGATGAATATATAGATACATTTATTGCAACTAAAGCATTGAAATTATAA
- a CDS encoding RNA polymerase sigma factor translates to MKKAKAGDKNALVQLVMYQKDEYYKLAYVYLKNKEDALDAMEDMIIILYENIDKLKKHESFYSWSKTILVNRCKRLLKERKRTIPLNSINELYYEGDIEKRDNKIILEKYISQLGEKYQDVIRLRYFLDLEYKVISQILNIPLGTVKSRISNAIKKLKDKIGGEDIE, encoded by the coding sequence GTGAAAAAAGCAAAGGCTGGAGATAAAAACGCATTAGTTCAATTAGTTATGTACCAAAAAGATGAATATTATAAATTAGCATATGTTTATCTTAAAAATAAAGAAGATGCATTAGATGCTATGGAAGATATGATTATAATTTTATATGAAAATATTGATAAGTTAAAAAAACATGAATCTTTTTATAGTTGGAGTAAGACTATATTAGTTAATAGGTGTAAAAGGCTTCTTAAGGAAAGAAAAAGAACAATTCCATTAAATTCTATAAATGAATTATATTACGAGGGAGATATTGAAAAAAGGGATAATAAAATTATATTAGAAAAATACATATCACAATTAGGAGAAAAGTACCAAGATGTAATTAGATTACGATATTTTTTAGATTTAGAATATAAGGTCATATCACAAATATTGAATATACCTTTAGGAACGGTAAAATCTCGAATTTCTAATGCTATAAAGAAATTGAAAGATAAAATTGGAGGTGAAGATATTGAATAA
- a CDS encoding ASCH domain-containing protein has translation MENEHASVIKMWEDYLFSIGEDIEDTNKSYTSWYFCSDKESADNLAKLVLQGTKRGTASLYDIYDIDDEELPKVYDYSIITNWDGAAQCIIRIKKIIILPFKDVNEEMAEIEGEGDKSLEYWRRVHIDFFEKELEEYNMKFSKDMPVVFEEFEVVYK, from the coding sequence ATGGAAAATGAACATGCATCAGTAATTAAAATGTGGGAAGATTACTTATTTTCTATAGGGGAAGATATAGAAGATACTAATAAATCTTATACATCATGGTATTTTTGTAGCGATAAAGAAAGTGCTGATAATTTGGCAAAGTTAGTACTACAAGGGACTAAAAGAGGAACTGCATCACTTTATGATATTTATGATATAGATGATGAAGAATTACCTAAAGTTTATGATTATAGTATAATTACTAATTGGGATGGAGCTGCTCAGTGTATTATAAGAATTAAAAAAATAATTATTCTTCCTTTTAAAGATGTAAATGAAGAAATGGCAGAAATAGAAGGGGAAGGGGATAAGTCTTTAGAATATTGGAGAAGAGTTCATATAGACTTCTTTGAAAAAGAATTAGAAGAATATAATATGAAATTTTCAAAAGACATGCCAGTAGTATTTGAAGAGTTTGAAGTAGTATATAAATAG
- a CDS encoding GNAT family N-acetyltransferase yields the protein MNKINNDIVICKLRKDDKIPIELLLLADPSKDAINEYINRGTCYIALMHDEIIGAYILLKTRPYTMELINIAVKEEKQGLGIGKIMVLDAIEKTKKLGQKTLEVGTGNSSLEQLALYQKCGFRIIGIDRDFFIKHYPDEIIENGIRCIDMIRLSREI from the coding sequence ATGAATAAAATTAATAATGATATTGTAATTTGTAAATTAAGAAAAGATGATAAAATTCCAATTGAATTATTACTTTTAGCAGATCCTTCTAAAGATGCAATAAATGAATATATTAATAGAGGAACTTGCTATATTGCATTGATGCATGACGAAATTATTGGAGCGTACATTTTGTTAAAGACTAGACCATATACAATGGAACTTATAAATATAGCAGTAAAGGAAGAAAAACAAGGACTAGGTATAGGCAAAATTATGGTTTTAGATGCAATAGAAAAAACAAAAAAACTAGGACAAAAAACTTTAGAAGTTGGAACAGGTAATTCTAGTTTAGAACAATTAGCATTATATCAAAAGTGTGGGTTTCGTATAATTGGAATTGATAGAGATTTCTTTATTAAACATTATCCTGATGAGATTATAGAAAATGGGATAAGATGTATAGATATGATAAGATTAAGCAGAGAGATATAA
- a CDS encoding AraC family transcriptional regulator, with protein MDFLQNLQKAIDYMEDNILESITYEDVAKHIYMSSYHFHRTFSLVTGITSNEYIRNRRLSMAGQELSLSNSKVIDIALKYRYSSPESFTKAFTRFHGITPSMAKRVGTKLKSFNRLVIKIKLEGGTIMDYRIEKREEFKLLAKVRKFRNESISEEGNTEIPDFWQECGANGTFDTLKQNTTNNDIYGVCAPISKESKYFDYGIGMEFNGESIPDGYAIWDVKPTLWAVFKCIGETADCIGSTWERIFSEFLPSSEYTMIDDTDFELYSEDFKSNCFCEIWIPVEKK; from the coding sequence ATGGATTTTCTTCAAAACTTACAAAAGGCAATAGATTATATGGAAGATAATATATTAGAATCAATTACTTATGAAGATGTTGCAAAACACATTTATATGTCAAGTTATCATTTTCATAGAACATTTAGTTTAGTTACTGGCATTACATCTAATGAGTATATTAGAAATAGAAGATTGTCTATGGCTGGTCAAGAACTTTCCCTATCTAACTCAAAAGTAATTGATATTGCTTTAAAATATAGGTATAGTTCACCTGAAAGCTTTACAAAGGCATTTACAAGATTTCATGGCATTACACCAAGTATGGCAAAACGTGTAGGTACGAAGTTAAAATCATTTAATCGCCTTGTAATTAAAATTAAATTGGAAGGTGGTACTATTATGGATTACAGAATTGAGAAGCGAGAAGAATTTAAGTTATTAGCTAAGGTCAGAAAATTTAGAAATGAATCAATTTCAGAGGAGGGAAATACTGAAATACCAGATTTTTGGCAAGAATGTGGTGCCAATGGGACATTTGATACTTTAAAACAAAATACTACTAATAATGATATTTACGGTGTTTGTGCACCAATATCAAAGGAAAGTAAATATTTTGATTATGGTATCGGAATGGAGTTCAATGGTGAAAGTATACCTGATGGATATGCTATATGGGATGTAAAACCTACATTATGGGCTGTATTTAAATGTATTGGTGAAACTGCAGATTGTATAGGTTCAACATGGGAGAGAATTTTTTCCGAATTTCTTCCTAGCTCAGAGTATACTATGATTGATGATACTGATTTTGAATTATATTCAGAAGATTTTAAATCAAATTGCTTTTGTGAAATATGGATTCCTGTTGAGAAAAAATAA
- a CDS encoding DUF6483 family protein encodes MFEQDYVMRIIRNIIRFLAKVLLNKDTVTYEITNNEHYTHTDYIHNQLLLLIGKGQINEAENLLFENLDVRNKDHILLALDFYDRLNNLSDEFLEENDFSREEIELGLKEIAQGFGISI; translated from the coding sequence ATGTTTGAGCAAGACTATGTAATGAGAATTATAAGAAATATAATAAGGTTTTTAGCTAAAGTCCTTTTAAATAAAGATACTGTTACTTATGAAATAACAAATAATGAGCATTATACTCACACTGATTATATACATAATCAATTATTATTGCTTATAGGAAAAGGACAAATAAATGAAGCTGAAAATTTATTATTTGAGAATTTAGATGTTAGAAATAAGGATCATATATTGTTAGCTTTAGATTTTTATGATAGACTTAACAATCTAAGTGATGAATTCCTTGAGGAAAATGATTTTTCTAGAGAAGAGATTGAACTAGGGCTTAAGGAAATAGCACAAGGATTTGGTATATCAATATAA